From a single Candidatus Bipolaricaulota bacterium genomic region:
- the add gene encoding adenosine deaminase: protein MKNIADLPKFDLHVHLDGSMRLDTVIELANELPARVRTTLPSDLQGALIPPPRCTLEEYLQAFRITVAVLQTEEALARAAYELCADAAAENVVYMEIRFAPLLHLQEGLTPSQVVEAVLFGMRKAEAEFPLETGLILCGMKQAASTDTIATAELAAVYQDQGVVGFDLAGPERGYPPSIHSDAVKLAKQAGVHVTIHAGEGCCPEHIREAIELGADRIGHGVYLYQDPETEEIVRERGIPLEVCPTSNLQISGVMDSYSEHPLKRYIDLGIPVTINTDNRLMSQITVTHELAAVAGAFSLSEEEVKALLLNSADAAFAPEEIKAKLRQTVLASF from the coding sequence ATGAAGAATATCGCCGATCTTCCTAAGTTCGATCTGCACGTTCACCTCGATGGTTCGATGCGGCTCGACACGGTCATTGAGCTGGCAAACGAGCTCCCGGCACGGGTCCGCACCACGCTTCCATCCGATTTGCAGGGCGCGTTGATCCCACCGCCCCGCTGCACGCTCGAGGAGTACCTGCAGGCATTTCGGATCACGGTGGCTGTCCTCCAAACCGAGGAGGCGCTCGCCCGGGCGGCGTACGAGCTGTGCGCCGACGCCGCGGCGGAGAACGTGGTCTACATGGAGATCCGCTTCGCCCCCCTCCTTCATCTGCAGGAGGGACTAACCCCGTCTCAGGTGGTAGAGGCGGTCCTGTTCGGGATGCGGAAAGCGGAAGCGGAGTTTCCGCTTGAGACCGGCTTGATCCTGTGCGGGATGAAGCAGGCTGCGAGCACGGACACGATCGCGACCGCCGAGCTCGCTGCGGTGTACCAGGATCAGGGGGTGGTCGGATTCGACCTCGCCGGGCCAGAGCGCGGCTACCCGCCATCGATCCACAGCGACGCGGTCAAGCTTGCGAAGCAGGCCGGAGTGCACGTGACGATCCATGCCGGAGAGGGCTGCTGCCCGGAACACATCCGGGAGGCGATCGAGCTCGGCGCGGATCGGATCGGCCACGGCGTCTACTTGTATCAAGATCCGGAGACGGAGGAAATCGTTCGCGAAAGGGGAATTCCGCTCGAGGTGTGCCCAACGAGCAACCTCCAGATCTCCGGGGTGATGGACTCCTACTCCGAGCACCCGCTCAAGCGCTACATCGACCTTGGAATACCGGTTACGATCAACACCGACAACCGGCTGATGTCACAGATCACCGTTACCCACGAGCTCGCCGCGGTGGCAGGCGCGTTCTCACTGTCCGAAGAAGAGGTGAAGGCGCTCTTGCTGAACTCGGCGGACGCCGCGTTCGCTCCG
- a CDS encoding XdhC family protein: MKSTTFYTRVGELLSSGKEFTIADLLETHGSVPQAERAKLIVHPDGRAEGTLGGGDLEARVTADALRVNPGEVRVVEYDLADLGMVCGGAVKVLYYRLQPVPEEQEFYRAVEEHAATGVPFVIAHAVMADEMRLPRLLIVENSVVARAGGTFPAEDGAISAAIELGFPEGRAKLSSPRGTIYLERVAPLPRLLIFGAGHIGASLARTAHDLGLFQVEVADERDELLQKVTQHGVRAHRVGPGFLGRLPALDSRTYVVIVTRSHVTDFAVLKQVLQQDALPRYIGVIGSRNKKREVFERLRTAGVPEERIGRVTMPIGLRIGGKSPSEIAVSILAQLVKVKNGLGTGDEDE, translated from the coding sequence TTGAAGAGCACAACGTTCTACACTCGGGTGGGGGAGCTCCTTTCTTCGGGGAAGGAGTTCACGATTGCCGATCTGTTGGAGACACACGGGTCCGTTCCCCAGGCGGAGCGGGCGAAGCTGATCGTCCATCCGGACGGGAGGGCCGAGGGGACCCTCGGTGGAGGAGACCTCGAGGCGCGGGTGACCGCGGACGCGTTACGAGTCAACCCTGGTGAGGTGAGGGTCGTGGAGTACGACCTTGCCGACCTTGGGATGGTGTGCGGCGGCGCGGTGAAAGTTCTGTATTACCGCCTGCAACCCGTTCCGGAGGAGCAGGAATTCTACCGCGCGGTGGAGGAGCATGCCGCCACTGGCGTGCCGTTCGTCATCGCTCACGCAGTGATGGCTGACGAAATGCGGCTTCCCCGCTTGTTGATCGTTGAAAATAGCGTTGTAGCGCGGGCTGGGGGCACATTTCCGGCTGAGGACGGCGCGATTAGCGCCGCGATCGAGCTTGGCTTCCCGGAGGGCCGCGCCAAGTTGTCTTCACCCCGGGGGACCATTTACCTCGAGCGGGTGGCACCGTTGCCGCGGTTGCTGATCTTCGGGGCGGGACACATCGGAGCGAGCCTTGCCCGCACCGCCCATGATTTGGGCCTGTTTCAGGTGGAGGTCGCCGACGAGCGGGATGAATTGCTCCAGAAGGTAACGCAGCATGGAGTGCGGGCTCACCGGGTCGGACCCGGGTTCCTCGGGAGACTGCCCGCGCTCGATTCCCGAACCTATGTCGTTATCGTCACCCGATCCCATGTGACTGACTTCGCCGTGTTGAAGCAGGTGCTACAGCAGGATGCACTGCCGAGATACATCGGGGTGATCGGAAGCCGCAACAAGAAGCGGGAGGTGTTCGAGCGACTGCGCACCGCTGGTGTGCCGGAGGAGCGAATAGGCCGGGTGACGATGCCGATCGGGCTGCGAATCGGTGGGAAGAGCCCGAGCGAGATCGCGGTCAGCATCCTTGCGCAATTGGTCAAGGTGAAAAACGGATTGGGAACCGGTGACGAGGATGAGTAA
- a CDS encoding EF2563 family selenium-dependent molybdenum hydroxylase system protein: protein MSNDFLVVIRSGGEIASAVAWRLHRAGYPTVVLELPAPLVVRRRVAFAAAVFSGECEVEGVPGKLVASVREAREYIARRGGVPVLIDPDARSVRELSPTVLIDGRMAKRALDTRIGQAPIVIGLGPGFTAGVHADAVIETNSGPSLGRVIYEGSALPNTGIPCRIGGFQAERVLRAPRAGVFHTCRDIGDAVEQGEIVGYVDEAPVRAGVSGVLWGLLHPGIRVDEGTKLGDIDPRGDPAVVERIAAKGRAVAAGTLAAIRELASRKHITLPNGASS, encoded by the coding sequence ATGAGTAACGATTTCTTGGTGGTCATTCGCAGCGGAGGCGAGATCGCATCCGCCGTGGCGTGGCGGCTCCACCGTGCCGGCTATCCCACGGTCGTACTCGAGCTCCCGGCTCCACTCGTCGTGCGGCGGCGGGTGGCGTTCGCCGCCGCTGTCTTCTCCGGGGAATGCGAGGTGGAGGGGGTGCCGGGAAAATTGGTGGCGAGTGTGCGGGAGGCGCGGGAGTACATCGCGCGCCGCGGAGGGGTGCCGGTGCTGATCGATCCCGATGCACGCTCCGTCCGTGAGCTGTCTCCTACTGTGCTCATCGATGGCCGGATGGCGAAGCGAGCGCTCGACACGCGGATCGGACAGGCCCCGATCGTCATCGGCCTTGGCCCGGGGTTCACCGCCGGGGTGCATGCCGATGCGGTGATCGAGACGAACAGCGGCCCGAGCCTGGGGCGGGTGATCTACGAGGGGAGCGCGCTTCCGAACACCGGCATCCCGTGCCGCATCGGTGGATTCCAAGCAGAACGGGTGCTGCGCGCTCCGCGGGCGGGGGTATTCCATACTTGCAGGGATATCGGTGACGCAGTTGAGCAGGGGGAGATCGTTGGCTACGTGGATGAGGCTCCGGTGCGGGCCGGAGTGAGTGGAGTGCTGTGGGGGCTCCTTCACCCCGGGATCCGCGTCGATGAGGGCACGAAGCTCGGGGACATCGATCCGCGGGGCGACCCGGCGGTCGTAGAGCGCATCGCCGCCAAAGGGCGCGCAGTTGCCGCGGGAACCCTCGCTGCGATCCGTGAGCTTGCAAGCCGCAAACACATTACACTGCCGAACGGGGCTAGCTCGTGA
- a CDS encoding DUF72 domain-containing protein encodes MRIHIGCCGWNYLRPEDVGEDRNWKQRYPHKLALYAAYFDLVEVNSTFYRLPQVKTAARWFELARAVNSRFEFTVKANQEITHRDRFASERSLAAYERTAAIADALDAKVILFQTPRSFHPTEENIARLRRFFTAVARHGRRFAFEPRGWDDESVQAVLDLDLIHVTDPFARLPLTKNTAYLRLHGAPPGDRMYRYDYTPTDLRRLAELISSLAADEVYLLFNNDHMYQNARTYITRFTS; translated from the coding sequence ATGCGCATCCACATCGGCTGCTGCGGTTGGAACTACCTGCGCCCGGAGGACGTGGGCGAAGACCGGAATTGGAAACAGCGTTATCCCCATAAGCTTGCGCTCTACGCTGCATACTTCGACCTCGTCGAGGTGAACTCGACCTTCTACCGCCTCCCCCAGGTCAAGACCGCGGCACGTTGGTTCGAGCTCGCCCGCGCGGTCAACTCACGGTTCGAGTTCACGGTGAAAGCGAATCAGGAGATCACCCACCGCGATCGGTTCGCCTCCGAGCGCTCGCTCGCCGCATACGAGCGAACGGCCGCGATCGCCGATGCGTTGGATGCGAAGGTCATCCTGTTCCAGACGCCAAGATCGTTTCACCCGACGGAGGAGAACATCGCCCGCCTGCGCCGGTTCTTCACCGCCGTTGCCCGCCACGGCCGGAGATTCGCGTTCGAGCCGCGCGGCTGGGACGATGAGTCCGTGCAGGCCGTGCTTGATCTCGACCTGATCCACGTGACCGACCCGTTCGCTCGTCTCCCGCTCACCAAGAACACGGCCTACCTGCGCCTGCATGGCGCTCCGCCGGGAGACCGGATGTACCGGTATGACTACACCCCGACCGATCTGCGCCGGCTCGCCGAGCTGATCTCATCTCTCGCTGCGGATGAAGTTTACCTGCTGTTCAACAACGATCACATGTACCAGAATGCCCGCACCTACATAACGCGATTCACGAGCTAG
- a CDS encoding type II toxin-antitoxin system HicB family antitoxin translates to MSERVVFRAEFFREGDLYVGLAPELDVSSFGETVDEAKRSLKEAVEAFLEECERLGTLAEVMEEAGFKKQGDGWFPRQPVAAELLVTG, encoded by the coding sequence ATGTCCGAACGCGTTGTGTTCCGGGCGGAGTTCTTCCGGGAAGGGGATCTTTATGTTGGTCTCGCCCCGGAGCTCGATGTCTCCAGCTTCGGGGAAACCGTGGATGAAGCGAAGCGATCGCTAAAAGAGGCTGTGGAGGCATTTCTTGAAGAATGTGAACGGTTGGGGACTCTCGCTGAGGTGATGGAGGAAGCGGGGTTTAAGAAGCAGGGAGATGGTTGGTTCCCGCGGCAGCCGGTAGCGGCCGAACTTCTCGTCACTGGGTAA
- the tsaA gene encoding tRNA (N6-threonylcarbamoyladenosine(37)-N6)-methyltransferase TrmO, producing the protein MTDKPHPVVYHPIGIIRSPFKTTAGTPIQPAGAEGILGRVEVFPEYSAGLKDIVGFSHLVLIYHFHLSKGASLLVRPYMDDAEHGVFATRAPSRPNPIGVSIVRLVGVDGSVLHIRDVDIVDGTPLLDIKPYVPAFDVREVEKIGWLAENVHKLPEAKDDGRFTG; encoded by the coding sequence ATGACGGACAAGCCCCACCCGGTCGTTTACCACCCGATCGGGATTATTCGCTCTCCGTTCAAGACCACCGCCGGGACCCCGATCCAGCCCGCAGGGGCGGAGGGGATCCTAGGGCGGGTGGAGGTGTTCCCGGAATATTCCGCGGGGCTGAAGGACATCGTGGGCTTCTCCCACCTCGTCCTGATCTATCACTTTCATCTCTCCAAGGGGGCCTCGTTGCTCGTGCGGCCGTACATGGACGACGCTGAACACGGGGTGTTCGCCACCCGCGCCCCGAGCCGGCCGAACCCGATCGGCGTCTCGATCGTCCGCCTCGTCGGGGTCGACGGGAGCGTGCTCCATATCAGAGACGTGGACATCGTCGATGGAACGCCGCTTTTGGACATCAAGCCGTACGTCCCTGCGTTCGACGTGCGGGAGGTGGAGAAGATCGGCTGGCTCGCGGAGAACGTGCATAAACTTCCAGAAGCAAAAGACGACGGGAGGTTCACTGGTTGA
- a CDS encoding MTH1187 family thiamine-binding protein, which produces MLVDFSISPIGEGESLSRYVARVYELIEASGLPHEYHAMGTNIEGEWDAVMGLIKACRDLMLQEANRVSISIRIDDRRGVTDGLTRKVQSAQEKMG; this is translated from the coding sequence ATGCTCGTCGATTTCTCAATTTCGCCGATCGGGGAAGGGGAATCATTAAGCCGCTACGTGGCCCGGGTGTATGAGCTGATCGAGGCGTCCGGCCTGCCGCACGAGTACCACGCGATGGGGACGAACATCGAAGGAGAATGGGATGCCGTGATGGGGCTGATCAAGGCGTGCCGCGACCTGATGCTGCAAGAGGCGAACCGCGTCTCCATTTCGATCCGGATCGACGACCGCAGGGGTGTGACCGACGGGCTCACCCGCAAGGTGCAATCGGCGCAGGAGAAGATGGGATGA
- a CDS encoding metallophosphoesterase: MKKLTLAVLVAVLVVGAFSLVAAFGDGAVLRLGIFTDLHAHDIDSPTEGKFMTEYPARLTACIEAMNAWPADLVIELGDFVNGNFVVGAPLGDPARIPGILDKAEAIYAQFDGPRYYVLGNHDVYDLSKDEFLSHTGAAWTYGSFDAGAYHFVILDAQYDKKGKDLSHAGWVVQGNIPQAERDWLAADLAQTDRPTIVCVHQRLDVDHDFLSGGGPEIIGNKLVQEILEDAGVVIAVFQGHEHKNAHTVINGIHYITFDQLTDEDESKPSWAYVTLDPAARTIDIKGAGDQADWHLEY; encoded by the coding sequence ATGAAAAAGCTCACGCTTGCGGTCTTAGTGGCGGTGCTCGTCGTGGGGGCGTTCTCGCTCGTCGCCGCGTTCGGGGATGGCGCGGTCCTCCGCCTCGGGATATTCACCGACCTTCATGCCCACGATATCGACTCGCCCACAGAGGGAAAGTTCATGACCGAGTATCCGGCCCGGCTCACGGCGTGCATCGAGGCGATGAACGCCTGGCCTGCTGATCTGGTAATCGAACTCGGCGACTTCGTGAACGGCAACTTCGTCGTCGGCGCTCCACTGGGCGATCCGGCACGCATCCCCGGCATTTTGGACAAGGCCGAGGCGATCTATGCCCAGTTTGACGGCCCGCGCTACTATGTCCTCGGGAACCACGATGTCTACGACCTGTCCAAGGATGAGTTCCTCTCCCACACCGGGGCCGCCTGGACCTACGGTAGCTTCGACGCTGGGGCGTATCACTTCGTCATCCTCGACGCCCAGTACGATAAGAAGGGGAAGGACCTGTCCCACGCCGGTTGGGTGGTGCAGGGGAACATCCCGCAGGCGGAGCGGGACTGGCTCGCTGCTGATCTGGCACAGACCGACAGGCCGACGATCGTCTGTGTCCACCAGCGCCTCGACGTCGATCACGACTTCCTCTCCGGGGGAGGGCCGGAGATCATCGGGAACAAGCTCGTGCAGGAGATCCTCGAGGACGCAGGGGTAGTGATCGCCGTGTTCCAAGGGCACGAGCATAAGAACGCTCATACCGTCATCAACGGGATCCACTACATCACCTTCGATCAGTTGACCGACGAAGACGAAAGCAAGCCGTCGTGGGCGTACGTCACTCTGGACCCGGCCGCGCGGACGATCGACATCAAGGGTGCAGGAGACCAGGCCGACTGGCACCTGGAGTACTGA